Genomic window (Planococcus sp. MSAK28401):
GAAGTCGATCACCTGCAAGGGCATCTCATCGAAAAAGCACAGCAAGCCGATGTTCCGGTTCCGGTGCTTGAAACAGTTTATACGAAATTAAAATTATACGACGACAATAATAAACAGGAATAAAAAACAGAACATTTACAATATTTAATTAATACTCTATGATTGAAGGAGGTATGCAGAAATTTCAAAAAAATAAGAGGGAGTTGGGGAATGTGAATGCAATCGTTTTGGCTGCTGTGGGATTATTTATATTTGTTCTCGGATACCGTTTTTATTCCAAGTACATAGCAGAAAAGATTTTCAAGCTGGACCCGAATTACGTAACGCCGGCCCACCGTTATAAAGACGGGGTCGACTTTGTCCCGACCAATAAGTTCGTCTTATGGGGGCATCATTTTACATCTGTTGCAGGAGCTGCGCCGATTCTTGGACCAGCCATCGCTGTCTATTGGGGCTGGCTGCCAGCGGTCCTATGGGTCGTCTTCGGTACGGTATTCGCAGCCGGCGTCCATGACTTCGGAACACTGGCGCTTTCGGTGCGCAATAAAGGGCAATCTGTCGGGACGCTAGCCCACCGTTTGATCGGGCAGCGTGGAAAGATTTTGTTCTTGTTCATCATTTTGATCCTGGTTCTTATGGTCAACGCGGTATTCGCCTGGGTCATCGCGAACTTGTTCATCTCATATCCGGCTAGCGTCATTCCGGTATTTATCCAGATTCCACTCGCGGTTTGGATCGGTTATGCGGCTTATAAGAAAAACATGAAAATGCTCATCCCTTCTTTGATAGCGCTTGCAATCATGTACGGGACAGCTGTCATTTCCAGCCAAGTGGACTTTTTGCAAATCGACCTTGTCCGCTATATGGGCGGGGAAGAAGGTGCCGGCTTGTTCGGTCTTGGGGCCATTTCCAGTGCGTTCTTCATCTGGATTGTCGTGTTGATGATTTACGTCTACATTGCATCGACACTGCCGGTGTGGAAACTTCTCCAGCCGCGTGATTTCATCAACTCCCACCAATTGATCGTCGGCCTGGCAATTTTGTATCTGGGCCTATTGTTCACGAACCCTGAAATCACGGCTCCGGCAACCAATCCGGGAGCCGATGTTTCCTGGTTCCCATTGCTCTTCATCACCATTGCTTGTGGTGCGATTTCCGGTTTCCACGGACTCGTTTCTTCGGGTACTTCATCGAAGCAGCTGGATAAAGAAACCGATGCCCGCTTTGTCGGATACTTGGGAGCAGTCGGTGAAGGCGTGCTTGCCTTGATTTCGATTATCGCCGTCATCACGCTATTTCCAGACCGCGCGGCATTCAGTGCGTCTTATAGCAGCTTTGCAGATGCAAGCGGCGCCGGACTTGGAAACTTCATCGAAGGAGCGACAGTCCTTGCTTCCGGGTTGATGATTCCGGGATCGGTCGCTTCGACGATCGTATCGATCATCGTTGTTTCCTTCGCTGCCACAACGCTCGATACATCGGTGCGCCTCATGCGCTATATCATTTCTGAGCTCGGTGTTGAATACAAAGTGCCCCAGCTTGAGAAAAAGCATGTTGCGACGTCGATTGCGGTGCTTTCGAGTATGGCGTTGGTCATCTTGCCGGAAGGGCCGAACGGATTCGGTTCAGGCGGCTACTTGTTATGGCCATTGTTTGGGACATCCAACCAGCTATTGGCTGGAATCAGCTTGCTATTGATTTCGATTTGGCTGCGCAAGCTCGGCAGAAATTACATGATCACCATTATTCCGATGGTATTCTTGATGTTCATGACGCTATGGGCGATGTTCCAGCAAGTGTTCCTGCAATGGGCTTGGTACAACGAAGGATCGAATACATTGCTGTTCGTCTTCGGGGCCATCATTTTCGTCTTTACCTTATGGATTATCTTGACTGCTGCACAGGCGCTCATGAGTAAATCAAATCCTGGATTTTCAGACGAAGATTTGAAATAATGGCTTTACAGAAAGTTACAGTAAGCCTGCTGCCAATCAAACGTCCATTATTATAGTAGGAAATGCCAAGGGATCATATTCATGTGATCCCTTGTACTTTTTTCAGGAAGAGGTGCTGTGATGCCGATCGGCGATAAGCTGAAACAACTGATTAACTGGTATGAAGCTGTCCTGGAACACCCTCACCGAACGGAAATTGCCCGGGAACTCCGCAGCGAAGATGATTTATTCCTGTTGATGCTGTATTCGGAAATGCTCGGCATCCCGAATCCGGTCTATTACTACACGCTCGAGCTGTATCCGTACATGATCGAGGAATTTCACGACTGGCATTTGCGCATGGGCATGGAAAAATCCCCATTGTCTGGAATCCGCTGCTGCTGACTTTTAATGAAACGAGGGAACCCAATGGACGTGCTATCGAAGAGCATCATTTTTGTCGGAGGCAAAGGCGGTGTCGGTAAATCGACATCCGCTGCAGCCATCGCATGGCAATCCGCAAAAGCTGGACATAAGACTTTGCTGGTCTCCACAGACCCCGCACATAATGTCGGGGACATCTTCAACGAACAAATCGGCGGCCGTACAAAAGAAATCGCCGACAATTTATACGCGCTTGAAATAGATCCTGAAATCGAGACGGAAAATTACATCAAAGGCGTCAAAAACAATATTCGCGGAACGGTCCACACGAGCATGATGGAAGAAGTGAATCGCCAGCTCGATACGGCAAAAGCCTCTCCTGGTGCGGACGAAGCGGCGCTCTTTGATAAACTGATCCATATCATCCTCGAGGAGCGTCAGCATTTCGATAAGTTGGTATTTGATACGGCGCCGACAGGGCACACGATCCGGCTGCTATCGCTGCCGGAACTGATGGGCGTCTGGATTGAAGGCTTGCTCGACAAGCGCCGCAAGACCAACGAGAATTATACGGCGCTGTTGAATGATGGCGAGCCGAGAGAAGATCCGATCTATGACGTCTTGCGCGAGCGCCAGGAACGCTTTTCAAAAGCCCGGGATATCTTACTCGACGCCAAGCAAACCGGTTTTGTTTTCGTCTTGAACCCCGAGCGCCTGCCGATTTTGGAGACAAAAAAAGCATTGGAGCTCTTGGATAAATACCATCTACACGTGAAAACCCTAATCATCAATAAAGTGCTCCCGGAACAAGTGGAAGGCGCATTTTTCCAGGAACGTAAAAAGCACGAAACCAAGTATATGGATATGATCAAAGAAACATTTCCGAAACAGCAGCTATTGTATATTCCGCTGTTTTCGCAAGACATCATCAGCAAGCAACAGCTTGAACAATTCAGCCAACACTTTCAGGAGGGTGACGTAATTTGAAAGCATTCGTGATGGAAGCAGGACAATATAAACTAAAAGATATGCCGGAACCAACAGCGCAGCCAGGAGAAGTGGTCGTGAAAATCCGCGACGCAGGCGTTAACCGCCGAGATCTCGGCCTGTTGAAACGTTACGGGGATAACCCGGAAGCGTTGATCATCGGGTCAGACGGAGTGGGTATTGTCGAATCGCTCGGCGAAGGTGTGACGGCTGTTGAAGTGGGCGATGAAGTGGTCATCAATCCGGGTCTTCGCTGGGCACAAAACAGCGATGCGCCACCGGAAGGCTTCGATATTCTCGGTATGCCGGACCATGGGACATTCGCAGAGAAAATCGCCATTTCCGCAGAACAGCTGGAGAAAAAGCCAGCGCATTTGTCATGGGAAGAAGCAGGCGGGCTCGCCTTGCCTGCTTTGACTGGCTACCGCGCGTTGTTCACGAAAGGGCAATTGAAAAAAGGCGATACCTTGTTCATTCCAGGCGCTGGCAGCGGTGTCGCGACCTTTTTGATTCAATTTGCGAAAAACGCCGGTGCGACGGTAATCGTCACATCCAGAAGTGAAGACAAACTTGCCCAGGCGAAAGAAATCGGCGCGGATATCGCCATTCCGACCGATAGCGATTGGGTCAAGGAGCTCGAAGGCCAGACGATTGACCTTGTCATCGACAGCGTCGGCGGAGCTACCTTCAACCGTTCACTTGAGGTATTGAAAAAGGGCGGGCGCATCGTCATTTTCGGGGCGACCACCGCGGATAATGTCGATTTCAATTTGCGCAGCTTTTTCTATGGTCAATATCAATTATTCGGTTCAACGATGGGCAGCCGCGAAGAATTGCGCAACATGATCCAGCATATCGAAAAGCACGATACCCATCCTGTCGTCGACCGCGTCTTCGCATTAGAAAAAGCGCAAGAAGCATTTGATTATTTGGCGGAAGGCAAGCAGTTCGGTAAAGTAGTTTTGCGTGCTTCCGAATAAAAAATGAAACTTTTTTGATCATCAGCCGTATATAAGGATAAGAAAGCAAATTGACTGGAGGTCATTTTAATGGAGAAAACCGGGTTAAAAATACTCGTCCACGCCAGTGCGTTTTTCGCTCCGTTCCTTGTCCCGGTGATCGTCTTTTTCGTCGCTATGCTTGTGACGGACGACCAAGAACTGAAGAAATTATCGATTCAAGCCTTGCTGTTCCAATTGGTCATGGGAGCATTGCTCTTCGCCTCGACCTTGTTGACGGCCGTATTGATCGGATTCCCGCTCTTGCTATTGTTCGGCGCTATCGGAATCATCGTGCCGATTATGGCGATCATCAAAGCTTTGAAAAACGAGCCATACGATTACCCAATTGTCGGTGCATGGTACCAATAATGGAATAGAAGCAGCACCACAAAACCCGCCGAGAATTTTATCCGGCGGGTTTTTGTGTGGAATCAAGTATGTGAAGTGGTAGAGAGTATAATAAATTCCAATTGAGGCAGTTCTGGATGTCTAAATATTTTATTTGTAAGACTACGCTGCAGGGGCACGCTTGCCGGGGGGCGGGCGTCGAACCCTTGCGGCAAGCCGCATAGGTTTCGCCAGTCCCGCGCGGTCCCCCAGGCGTCGGCCCCTTCCGCTTCGTCTCTCGAATTAAAGTGGGAGAACGTTCTTCGCTCTATTTAACGTGAAGTGTGGAAATGCATCATATTCTGTGGCTTGCTTCAATCAGGTCAAAGAATGAAGTGTCGTGAGTTTCCATCTACTAAACAAAATAACAAGCTGTCTGATTGGAGCATTACATGACCAGACGCTGCGTCTCGGGAAGCGATTCCTCCACTAGTCGCTACCTAATATAGAAGCAGATACGATTAAACAATCTACAGACAATGAAATTTCTCAGCTGCCGGCGCCCGGGGTGAGCCGATGCAGTAAGAGAAAAGCTGCACCCAATAGTCGTATGAAACGGCTTGCTCAATTTACTTTCGCCAATTCATTACTGCCAAAGGCCAACCCAAAGCAAGGCAGCGAAAATTACCAAGAAGAAAAATAGAACAGGGGAACAACGCCGCTCGCAAACTCCAACTATCCTGCACACGCCCGATCCTGAAAGTGATTTCCCCACTAGCCGGCAACTGAATATAAAAGTAGATTCCTTTTAAACACCCTCATCTCAACGAAATCTCTAAGCCGCCGAGTGACACGGGTGAGCCGACGCAATGAGACAGGCGTTCTTCCTGGCTTATTGCGGGAGGCCAACCCAAAGCAAGGCGGCGAATACCAAAATGAAGTTCAATTCAATATTCAGCAATGTAGCTACAAGAAAACTTTCGCTATCAAGTCCAGCTGAGCGTGACCGCCAAGCATCTTTAACTTTCCATCATTCAAATTCACCAACAAAAAAAGTGCAACGGCCTGAGCCGCTGCACTTTTTGTTATTCGAAAATATAAGACAAAGCTTTGATCGCCTGGTCGCAGGTTTCGACGGTGGCGTTTGCTTTGAACTGACCCGGTAATTTGAGACATTAGAAAAAGCACTAGGCTGCCATTGTCCGATACTCAATCGGGGAATGGCAGTTTAATTTTTGGAACGGTCGGATGTAGTTGTAATAATACATGTAATCTTCTGTTTTTTGTTGTACAATGGCATTGGTTAGGTGCACCCTTTCTAGGGTGTAGAATTCTTCCGACTTTAGCGAGGAGTGGAAGGATTCGATGACGGCGTTATCAAAGCAGTTTCCTTTGCGGGACATGCTGGTGATAATGCCGTTTTCTTTTGTCGCCAGTTGGAATGCACGCGATGTGTACTGAGCCCCTTGGTCACTGTGCAGAATGATTCCGGCGGTGTTCCGTTTCCGGCAAGCAATCTCCAGGGTATCCAACACGAGCTGGGCATTCTGAGTGTCACTGACTTTGTAAGCAATCACTTCGTTGTTATACAAGTCCAGAATGGTCGACAAATAAAGCATGCTTTCCCCGAAGGGAAGATACGTAATATCCGTCACCCATTTTTGATTGGGGGCGTCCGCTTTGAAATTCTGTTCCAACAGGTTTGGCACCACCAAGTGCGTCTCACCGGTCATCTTCTTCGCTCGCTTGGGTTTCACCCGGCACTGGCTGTTGTATTTCTGCATGATGCGCTGCACCGTCTTCCGATTGACAAGGATGCCGGCATTTTTTAACAACCCTTTCACCGTCCGGTGACCTGCCCGAAATTTCAGCTGTTCACAGATTGCGATAATCTCTTTCTCCAATTCCGTTTTGCCGAATTTTTTCTGGCGCCACCGGTAATAAGTAGGGCGAGGGACGCCCATGCATTTACAGATCATCGTGATGGAATATTTCTCTTTGAACAATTCCACCAGTTTTAGGAAGAGGGGCGGTTCCACCCCCTTTCCAGTTCCCGGTACTTTCCCATCAGTTCTTCTTTGATTTCGTAATACAGCACCTTTTTCCTTAGCTCTTCCACCTCACTCAACTTCTTCTCATAAGCGTATTGTTTCCCCACACCTTGTGCGAGCCGATGGAGCTCGTCTTTCTGGTACCACTGCATCCACCTCTTAATTTGCGTCACACTTTTAATTTGGTGAATCTCCATGATCTCGGCGTTGGTGTAGTCCCCACTCAATTTCATCTCGATGACCTCTAGTTTGATTTCCTCCGGATAGAATCGCTTTTTTGAACCCATACAGAAAAACACCTCCAGTTTGTCGTTGTTACTACATACGACTTTGGGGGTGCTTTTTCCTTGTCTCATTTTATTGGGTCACTCTACTTTTTGGGACAGCTCTTTTAGCGGATGGTGCAGTTTTTCAGGGCGGATGACGATGAGCGGCTTGTGGTATGCCAAAGCGGCGCTTGCGTCCATCGCGGTGTTCCACTGCTTGTACTGCTCGCCAAACAAGGCGATGACGAGGTCCGATTTTTCCATCAACACGCTCGTACGCAAATTATTGAAACTGGACGCTGCGGCATCCTTGAAGATAGCGCTTGGCTGTTCTCCCAGAATCTCTTCGCCGATATTGTCGGAGCGGTCGTGGTTTTCCATCGGCCCGACGAAATCGACCGGCAGATTGAGCGCCAAGGATTTCTTTTTGATTTCTTCGCGCCAGGAACTGTGAATTTCACCTGCAAGATAAACGGTTAATCTCATGAGTCTCATCCTCCATTTTCCATTTCCTCTTAGTGTAGCATAAAGGAGCATGAGCCGGAAAAGGATTCAGACAATTTGACGTTCTCTCGTTTGGACGGGCATACATGAAAGCACATGGTCGATTTTAAAGTGGCGCTTCTCGCGGCGCAAAAAACAGTACGCCTGGAACGAATCACCGCTGACTTTCAAGATTTTGACGCGGCGTTTGCTGATGGTGCCGTCGTTTGCAATGTACATCATGTCGATCGATTGCTGGTATTTGAATGCTTTCAGAAGTTGCGCTTTCATGATAACCCTCCTCAGATAAGAACGTTTGTTCTCATTATATACCGGCCGGGGGAATGAAACAAGTGAAATGAATCGTGTATAATGGAACGAACGTATATTCTTTTATATAGAAGAAAGGGGATCTTTTTATGAAATTCATCCATACCGCTGACTGGCATCTCGGAAAATTGGTGCAGGGCGTACATATGACAGAAGACCAGCGATTTGTGTTGAATCAATTGATCAAAGCAATCGAACAGGAGCGCCCCGATGCACTCGTCATCGCAGGAGATCTATATGACCGTGCCGTGCCGCCGACAGAAGCGGTGCGTTTGCTGGATGATCTGCTCGCGAAAATCGTGCTGGATATGAAAGTGCCGGTTATTGCCGTGGCAGGGAACCACGATAGCCCAGGAAGGCTTGATTTCGGGAGCCGCGCATTGAAAAGCAACGGCCTTCATATCGCGGGCCCGATCCGGCCTGAATTCGACCCGGTTGTTTTGAATGATGAAGCGGGCGAAGTTCATTTTCATCTAGTGCCGTACACGGATCCATCGATGGTGCGTCATGTATTTGAAGATCCGGACATCAAAACCCATGACGATGCGATGAAAGCGATGACTGGACGCATTTCCGCTGAAATGAATCCGTCGGCGCGTCACGTGTTCGTCGGCCATGCGTTCGTGACGCCTCGCGGAGAACAGGAAGACAATACGAGCGATGCCGAACGGCCGCTTGCGATCGGCGGGGCGGAACACGTCAGCGCGCAGCATTTCCAGCCGTTCCATTACACAGCGCTCGGCCATTTGCATAAAGCGCATTATGTATTGAATGAGACGATCCGCTATTCAGGGTCGCCATTGAAATATTCGATATCGGAAGAGCACCATCAAAAAGGGTTCCATGTGGTTGAGTTAGCTGCAGATGGATCTGTCACAGTCGACAAGCGCTTATTCACAGCGAAGCGCGATATGCGTTCAGTGGAAGGGACAATCGCGGAAATTATGGAGCATGAAAGAAGCGACGATTATGTCTTCGTTACCTTGCTCGATGAGACGCCCGTTTTGTATCCGATGGAAAAAGTGCGTTCGGTGTATCCGAACGCGATGCATGTGCAGCGCAAAACGTTCGCGAAAGAAGCCGGCGATTCGACCATCGGCAACCGCCGGAAGATGGACCCGATGCAATTATTCAACGCATTTTACGAGGAAGTAAAAGGCGATGTGCCGACAGCGGAAACGGCTGAACTGTTCGGCGAAGTGTTGCAGGAATTCCTGCAGGCAGATTCTGAACGTGAAGAGGTGAAGTCATGAAACCGGTCAAATTAAAACTGACGGCATTCGGCCCATACCGTGACAGTGAAGAAATTAATTTTGAAGACTTGGAAGGCAATCGCCTATTTGTCATCTCAGGCAGCACCGGTTCCGGCAAGACCAGCATTTTCGACGGCATTTGTTTCGCGCTCTACGGCTCGGCAAGCGGCTCGGACCGCAGTGAACCGAAAAACCTGCGCAGCGATTTCGCCAAGGATTCGGTCCATACTTCGGCAGAATTGACCTTTGAAGTGCACGGCACCACTTACCGCATCCTGCGCCAGATGAGCCATGTGAAAAAAGGCAATAAAAGCGCGACCGGTGAACGCTATGAATTTTTCGAATTGACCGATGCGGGCGAAAAGCCATGTGTCGAGCGGCAAATCGTCTCGGAGCTCAATCGGCGCATCGAGGAGATTCTCGGGCTTACTTTCTCTCAGTTCAACCAGATCGTCATGCTGCCGCAAGGGGAATTCCGCAAGCTGTTGACGTCTGAAACAGATAATAAGGAAGCGATTTTGCGGAAGATTTTCCGCACCGAACCGTACCGCTTGGTTGCCGAGCGGCTCAAGCACAAAAAAGACGAAGCGCAAGAGCGGTTTAAAGCGCAGCAGATGCTTTACAAAGAGCAAGTGCAGGCGATTGCGGGTTCTTTGCCGCAGCGTGAATCAGCTCTTTTTGAAGTGTTCGCACAAGGTGATTTCCAGCGCAGCCAATTACTCGCAGGGCTTGAAGGGGAGATCCGCCATTACGAATCGGAAAGCATCAGCCTGCAGGAGCGCTATCAGCAATCCTATGATTTCCACAATAAAAAAATGGCCGAGTTCCACGAAGCGAAAGGCTGGAATGGGCGCTTCGACGAATTAGAAGCGAAAAAGCGCCATTTGCAGGAACTCGAAGAACAACTGCCGGCGGTCAAAGAATGGGAACAGCAAGTCACAGCAGCCGATCAAGCGGGCATGATCACTGGCTTGGAAGAGCAGGTGCTGGATCTTGTAGCCAATGAACGCCAAAAACGCGAAGAATTGCGTCGTGCCGAGACGGCTGAACAGAAAGCCCAGGAAATGAAGCGGCAGGCGCAGCAAGTGAAAGATGAAGAAGAAAACCGCCATGAACAGCGTCAAGCTGCACAACAAGCGCTGATCCGCCTGATCGATATGGAAGCAGGCGTAAAGGAGCTGGAACAACAGCGTGCAGCTGTCCAGCAATTGGAGAAAGCTGCCATTCACGCCAGAACGGCATTGCAAAGAACGGATGAACAAGCAGCAAGCGCCGAGCAACAACTGGCGCAAACGAAATCATTCATTCAACAACTGGAAGAAAGACTGGAGCAGTTCGACGAAAAGCGGGACCGCCAGAACCGATTGGCGGAACAACGGCGCGTCTTGGCGGAATATCTTCGCTTGGAGCAAAAGCTCGAAGGTTTGGCCGAGCAATCAGCGGGAGATCAGGCGAAGTTTGAACAAGCGCAAAAAGCCCATCAAACGATGGAACATGATTGGTTCGCCAACCAGGCGGCGCTGCTCGCATCGAAACTGCACGACGGGGAAGCGTGCCCTGTTTGCGGAAGCCTCGACCATCCGACAAAACAGCTAGGCAGTTCTGCAGCAGTAAACCAGCAAGCGATGGAACAGGCCAAGCAAGTGTTGGCACAAAGCGAGCAAAAATTCCGCAAAACGGAAGCGGAACAAGCCGCGGTCCGTGAACAGGCGACAGTGAAGCGTGAGGAACTGGACGGCATGTCGATTGCGGCTGAGCAAGCGTCAGCGCAATTGGAGACGATACGTTCTGAGCAGCATTCGTTAACTGGAGAGCTCGAGCAATTGCAATCCGATAAAGAGCAGTTGCGCAAGCGCAAGTTGGCATTCGCGGAGATGG
Coding sequences:
- a CDS encoding transcriptional regulator — translated: MKAQLLKAFKYQQSIDMMYIANDGTISKRRVKILKVSGDSFQAYCFLRREKRHFKIDHVLSCMPVQTRERQIV
- a CDS encoding ArsA family ATPase — encoded protein: MDVLSKSIIFVGGKGGVGKSTSAAAIAWQSAKAGHKTLLVSTDPAHNVGDIFNEQIGGRTKEIADNLYALEIDPEIETENYIKGVKNNIRGTVHTSMMEEVNRQLDTAKASPGADEAALFDKLIHIILEERQHFDKLVFDTAPTGHTIRLLSLPELMGVWIEGLLDKRRKTNENYTALLNDGEPREDPIYDVLRERQERFSKARDILLDAKQTGFVFVLNPERLPILETKKALELLDKYHLHVKTLIINKVLPEQVEGAFFQERKKHETKYMDMIKETFPKQQLLYIPLFSQDIISKQQLEQFSQHFQEGDVI
- a CDS encoding SbcC/MukB-like Walker B domain-containing protein: MKPVKLKLTAFGPYRDSEEINFEDLEGNRLFVISGSTGSGKTSIFDGICFALYGSASGSDRSEPKNLRSDFAKDSVHTSAELTFEVHGTTYRILRQMSHVKKGNKSATGERYEFFELTDAGEKPCVERQIVSELNRRIEEILGLTFSQFNQIVMLPQGEFRKLLTSETDNKEAILRKIFRTEPYRLVAERLKHKKDEAQERFKAQQMLYKEQVQAIAGSLPQRESALFEVFAQGDFQRSQLLAGLEGEIRHYESESISLQERYQQSYDFHNKKMAEFHEAKGWNGRFDELEAKKRHLQELEEQLPAVKEWEQQVTAADQAGMITGLEEQVLDLVANERQKREELRRAETAEQKAQEMKRQAQQVKDEEENRHEQRQAAQQALIRLIDMEAGVKELEQQRAAVQQLEKAAIHARTALQRTDEQAASAEQQLAQTKSFIQQLEERLEQFDEKRDRQNRLAEQRRVLAEYLRLEQKLEGLAEQSAGDQAKFEQAQKAHQTMEHDWFANQAALLASKLHDGEACPVCGSLDHPTKQLGSSAAVNQQAMEQAKQVLAQSEQKFRKTEAEQAAVREQATVKREELDGMSIAAEQASAQLETIRSEQHSLTGELEQLQSDKEQLRKRKLAFAEMEDQLSSLKKQQAEAQHSTQEKRSAHESAQAVLESKLTSIPQALRDLGSLRTETAKAQETKDRLEAAWQQAQDALQKAERQVSEAAVSLRHSKESVEELKEKRGHAESRFEEALVKSAFATKEAYQEAKLETSRYEELKTQIEQYKQDRHTTERQTAELESALDGRSRVDVSNAEQALAELKADYERALSELNTSKEYKKKAQTFFDEISDASAKEAAAEAEFARIVDLYDTIRGQNDMKLSFERYLQIEYLEQILEAANERLKHLSNGQFHLTRSDRQEARGKQSGLGLDVYDAYTGQTRDVKTMSGGEKFNASLCLALGMADVIQSFEGNVSIETMFIDEGFGSLDEESLNKAIETLVDLQKSGRMIGVISHVQELKAAIPAILEVEKTKEGISRTRFQLK
- a CDS encoding zinc-binding dehydrogenase, which translates into the protein MKAFVMEAGQYKLKDMPEPTAQPGEVVVKIRDAGVNRRDLGLLKRYGDNPEALIIGSDGVGIVESLGEGVTAVEVGDEVVINPGLRWAQNSDAPPEGFDILGMPDHGTFAEKIAISAEQLEKKPAHLSWEEAGGLALPALTGYRALFTKGQLKKGDTLFIPGAGSGVATFLIQFAKNAGATVIVTSRSEDKLAQAKEIGADIAIPTDSDWVKELEGQTIDLVIDSVGGATFNRSLEVLKKGGRIVIFGATTADNVDFNLRSFFYGQYQLFGSTMGSREELRNMIQHIEKHDTHPVVDRVFALEKAQEAFDYLAEGKQFGKVVLRASE
- a CDS encoding carbon starvation CstA family protein, producing the protein MNAIVLAAVGLFIFVLGYRFYSKYIAEKIFKLDPNYVTPAHRYKDGVDFVPTNKFVLWGHHFTSVAGAAPILGPAIAVYWGWLPAVLWVVFGTVFAAGVHDFGTLALSVRNKGQSVGTLAHRLIGQRGKILFLFIILILVLMVNAVFAWVIANLFISYPASVIPVFIQIPLAVWIGYAAYKKNMKMLIPSLIALAIMYGTAVISSQVDFLQIDLVRYMGGEEGAGLFGLGAISSAFFIWIVVLMIYVYIASTLPVWKLLQPRDFINSHQLIVGLAILYLGLLFTNPEITAPATNPGADVSWFPLLFITIACGAISGFHGLVSSGTSSKQLDKETDARFVGYLGAVGEGVLALISIIAVITLFPDRAAFSASYSSFADASGAGLGNFIEGATVLASGLMIPGSVASTIVSIIVVSFAATTLDTSVRLMRYIISELGVEYKVPQLEKKHVATSIAVLSSMALVILPEGPNGFGSGGYLLWPLFGTSNQLLAGISLLLISIWLRKLGRNYMITIIPMVFLMFMTLWAMFQQVFLQWAWYNEGSNTLLFVFGAIIFVFTLWIILTAAQALMSKSNPGFSDEDLK
- a CDS encoding exonuclease SbcCD subunit D, with the protein product MKFIHTADWHLGKLVQGVHMTEDQRFVLNQLIKAIEQERPDALVIAGDLYDRAVPPTEAVRLLDDLLAKIVLDMKVPVIAVAGNHDSPGRLDFGSRALKSNGLHIAGPIRPEFDPVVLNDEAGEVHFHLVPYTDPSMVRHVFEDPDIKTHDDAMKAMTGRISAEMNPSARHVFVGHAFVTPRGEQEDNTSDAERPLAIGGAEHVSAQHFQPFHYTALGHLHKAHYVLNETIRYSGSPLKYSISEEHHQKGFHVVELAADGSVTVDKRLFTAKRDMRSVEGTIAEIMEHERSDDYVFVTLLDETPVLYPMEKVRSVYPNAMHVQRKTFAKEAGDSTIGNRRKMDPMQLFNAFYEEVKGDVPTAETAELFGEVLQEFLQADSEREEVKS
- a CDS encoding cory-CC-star protein; the protein is MPIGDKLKQLINWYEAVLEHPHRTEIARELRSEDDLFLLMLYSEMLGIPNPVYYYTLELYPYMIEEFHDWHLRMGMEKSPLSGIRCC
- a CDS encoding DUF4870 domain-containing protein, which produces MEKTGLKILVHASAFFAPFLVPVIVFFVAMLVTDDQELKKLSIQALLFQLVMGALLFASTLLTAVLIGFPLLLLFGAIGIIVPIMAIIKALKNEPYDYPIVGAWYQ
- a CDS encoding IS3 family transposase (programmed frameshift), with the protein product MGSKKRFYPEEIKLEVIEMKLSGDYTNAEIMEIHQIKSVTQIKRWMQWYQKDELHRLAQGVGKQYAYEKKLSEVEELRKKVLYYEIKEELMGKVPGTGKGVEPPLFLKLVELFKEKYSITMICKCMGVPRPTYYRWRQKKFGKTELEKEIIAICEQLKFRAGHRTVKGLLKNAGILVNRKTVQRIMQKYNSQCRVKPKRAKKMTGETHLVVPNLLEQNFKADAPNQKWVTDITYLPFGESMLYLSTILDLYNNEVIAYKVSDTQNAQLVLDTLEIACRKRNTAGIILHSDQGAQYTSRAFQLATKENGIITSMSRKGNCFDNAVIESFHSSLKSEEFYTLERVHLTNAIVQQKTEDYMYYYNYIRPFQKLNCHSPIEYRTMAA
- a CDS encoding YtoQ family protein — protein: MRLTVYLAGEIHSSWREEIKKKSLALNLPVDFVGPMENHDRSDNIGEEILGEQPSAIFKDAAASSFNNLRTSVLMEKSDLVIALFGEQYKQWNTAMDASAALAYHKPLIVIRPEKLHHPLKELSQKVE